In the genome of Aedes aegypti strain LVP_AGWG chromosome 2, AaegL5.0 Primary Assembly, whole genome shotgun sequence, the window GAACCTTGAACCAAATGGCGCATACAGCTACCGATACGAAACGAGTAATGGAATATCCGCCCAGCAAACGAGTTTTGATGGCGCAAACGGTGCAGGGGACTACTCCTACACAGGCCCTGATGGAGTACAATATAGAGTACAGTACACTGCTGATACTTATGGATTCCAGCCTCAGGGAGCTCACCTTCCCGTTGAACCACCAGTACCAGACCATGTCCTGAAGGGATTGGAAGATATCCGCCGCAGCCCACCAAAGGACCCTGGATTCAATTTGGCTGCCCTTGACGCAACCATTGCTCGGCTTCGTAACACTCTCGGCTAACCGAATCGAACAATCAAAATCGCGGAAATTGTTGTCAAATTCAGTTGTTTGAAAACAAAGGAATGAAATGCTTATTGTTATTTAATTACTGTCAATAAATCGAATCGCTTCAACTGCCACACCGGTGTCTGATGGTTTCCTCTCTACAGCACAGAAGAACcgaaaaaaaaccttcagaAATATGATCCAACAATTAACAATAATTTATTCGCAGCAGCCAAACAATCGTGGTGATCTGTCGTACGTGGTTTAATCCAGATTCACGGCACACATCATCGTCTGCGCGAAAAAAAAACCATGTTGAGCCCACGAGAATCCGCAATAAAGCGATAATAATCTCAAATTTATTAACGGAAATCGCATTTAATTGATACGCGTGTGGTTTGGCATCCCCCGGCCGGGCAGTGGAGCACAATAATAGAAtggatgagtttttttttgcttatttttCCCGATTTTCACACGTAGCTCAAAAACGGTTCTTTATGATTGTGGTTCGGATGGAGCGAAAATTCAAACCATGTGTCGTCAAACGGGTGTAAATAATATATTCACATGCACTGGTTTAGTAACTTAGTGCTTCAATagtaaataaaactaaaatcaaTATCAATATCGGAGATTCATAATTCTCGTCGCAGTGAATGTGGAAAATTTTTACTAATACCATTTCCATATCAGTTTACCCCTACTATCATTTAGTAATTTGTTTTGCTATCAAGCCCTACATTAACCTGCATGTGCAATATAAGCAAATATATGAATTTGCGTCGCATTAAGTATACATATTGCGGTTTTCAAACCACAATGTAGAGCAGACTGATTTACGTTTTTAGAGGTGAACGCttaataaaatttatatataACAAAAATCATTGTGAATCATATATTGGTCGAcgactagagtgtccatcccgggacatcccgggacaaaaaatcccgggatttgagaaatttcgggatttcccgatTCCCGGGATTTTAGAACCAACGTCCCgtgaatcccgggatttcccgacaTGAACTTAAAGCTTGAA includes:
- the LOC5572911 gene encoding endocuticle structural glycoprotein ABD-4, whose translation is MFSKLIVLSALVAISLAAPQKRFTPGGLESQAVILSQDQNLEPNGAYSYRYETSNGISAQQTSFDGANGAGDYSYTGPDGVQYRVQYTADTYGFQPQGAHLPVEPPVPDHVLKGLEDIRRSPPKDPGFNLAALDATIARLRNTLG